The Streptococcus toyakuensis genome has a window encoding:
- a CDS encoding CPBP family intramembrane glutamic endopeptidase codes for MKEKNMWKELLNRAGWLLIFLLATILYQIPIGVTAILTLNAVPLLQSGLIVAGISIVVLALFIFGARKTQLASFNFSFFRAKDLARLGLSYLVIIGSNILGSILLQLSNETTTSNQSQINDMVQNSSLISSFFLLALLAPICEEILCRGIIPKKIFRGKENLGFVVGTIVFALLHQPSNLPSLLIYGGMSIVLSWTAYKTQRLEMSILLHMIVNGVAFCLLALVVILSRTLGISV; via the coding sequence ATGAAAGAGAAAAATATGTGGAAAGAATTATTGAATCGTGCAGGTTGGCTGTTAATCTTTTTGCTGGCGACAATTTTATATCAGATTCCTATAGGGGTTACTGCTATTTTAACTTTAAATGCAGTACCACTGTTGCAGTCAGGACTGATAGTTGCTGGTATTTCGATTGTAGTTTTGGCACTATTTATTTTTGGAGCTCGTAAAACGCAATTAGCAAGTTTTAATTTTTCTTTTTTTAGAGCGAAGGATTTGGCACGTTTGGGCTTGAGTTATTTAGTTATTATCGGGTCAAATATACTTGGTTCTATCTTGTTACAACTGTCAAATGAGACGACAACAAGTAACCAGTCTCAGATTAACGATATGGTTCAGAATAGTTCTCTGATTTCCAGTTTCTTCTTACTAGCCTTGCTTGCTCCGATTTGTGAGGAAATCTTGTGCCGTGGGATTATTCCTAAAAAGATTTTCCGAGGAAAAGAGAACTTGGGATTTGTAGTCGGTACGATTGTGTTTGCTTTATTGCATCAACCAAGTAATTTACCTTCTTTATTGATTTATGGAGGTATGTCGATTGTTCTATCTTGGACGGCTTACAAGACCCAACGTTTGGAAATGTCTATCTTACTTCACATGATTGTGAATGGGGTTGCTTTCTGTTTGTTGGCTCTCGTGGTGATTTTGAGTCGGACATTAGGGATATCTGTTTAA
- the folE gene encoding GTP cyclohydrolase I FolE: MDTQKIEAAVKMIIEAVGEDANREGLQETPARVARMYQEIFSGLGQTAEEHLSKSFEIIDDNMVVEKDIFFHTMCEHHFLPFYGKAHIAYIPDGRVAGLSKLARTVEVYSKKPQIQERLNIEVADALMDYLDAKGAFVVIEAEHMCMSMRGVRKPGTATLTTVARGLFETDKDLRNQAYRLMGL, encoded by the coding sequence ATGGATACACAAAAGATTGAAGCAGCTGTAAAAATGATTATCGAAGCTGTAGGAGAGGACGCTAACCGCGAGGGCTTGCAGGAAACACCTGCTCGTGTGGCTCGTATGTACCAAGAGATTTTTTCAGGTCTTGGTCAAACAGCGGAGGAACATTTGTCAAAATCCTTTGAGATTATTGACGATAATATGGTGGTAGAAAAGGATATCTTTTTCCATACTATGTGTGAACACCACTTTCTACCATTTTATGGGAAAGCACATATTGCCTACATTCCAGATGGCCGTGTAGCAGGTTTGTCTAAGCTAGCCCGTACGGTTGAAGTTTATTCGAAAAAACCACAAATTCAAGAACGTTTGAATATCGAAGTGGCCGACGCCTTGATGGACTATCTAGATGCTAAAGGAGCCTTTGTTGTCATTGAGGCGGAACATATGTGTATGAGCATGCGAGGTGTCAGAAAACCAGGCACTGCAACCTTGACGACAGTAGCTCGTGGTCTATTTGAAACAGATAAGGACCTCCGAAATCAGGCTTATCGTTTAATGGGACTATAA
- a CDS encoding NCS2 family permease has product MDKLFKLKENGTDVRTEVLAGLTTFFAMSYILFVNPQILSQTGMPAQGVFLATIIGAVAGTLMMAFYANLPYAQAPGMGLNAFFTFTVVFGLGYSWQEALAMVFICGIISLIITLTNVRKMIIESIPNALRSAISAGIGVFLAYVGIKNAGLLKFSIDPGNYTVAGEGADKAQAAITANASAVPGLVSFNNPAVLVALAGLAITIFFVIKGIKGGIILSILTTTVLAIAVGLVDLSSIDFANNHVGAAFEDLKTVFGAALGSEGLGALISDTARLPETLMAILAFSLTDIFDTIGTLIGTGEKVGIVATNGENHQSAKLDKALYSDLIGTSIGAIAGTSNVTTYVESAAGIGAGGRTGLTALVVAICFAISSFFSPLLAIVPTAATAPILIIVGIMMLASLKNIHWDDMSEAVPAFFTSIFMGFSYSITQGIAVGFLTYTLTKLVKGQAKDVHVMIWILDALFILNYISMAL; this is encoded by the coding sequence ATGGACAAATTATTTAAACTAAAAGAGAACGGTACAGACGTTCGTACAGAGGTTCTCGCTGGTTTAACAACTTTCTTTGCAATGAGCTATATTCTCTTTGTAAACCCACAAATTCTTTCGCAAACAGGAATGCCTGCTCAGGGTGTGTTCCTCGCAACGATTATCGGTGCAGTTGCTGGTACCTTGATGATGGCCTTCTATGCTAACTTGCCATATGCTCAAGCGCCAGGTATGGGACTCAATGCCTTCTTTACCTTTACAGTTGTATTCGGACTTGGTTATTCATGGCAAGAAGCCCTAGCTATGGTCTTCATCTGTGGAATTATCTCATTGATTATTACCTTGACAAATGTTCGTAAAATGATCATTGAATCGATTCCGAATGCCCTTCGTTCAGCTATTTCAGCTGGTATCGGTGTCTTCCTTGCCTACGTGGGAATTAAGAATGCTGGGCTTTTGAAATTCTCTATCGATCCAGGAAATTATACGGTTGCAGGAGAAGGGGCTGACAAGGCTCAAGCAGCGATTACAGCAAATGCGTCAGCGGTTCCAGGATTGGTCAGCTTTAATAATCCAGCTGTTTTGGTGGCTCTTGCAGGACTTGCCATTACGATCTTCTTTGTTATTAAAGGGATTAAAGGGGGAATTATCCTCTCTATCTTGACAACGACTGTTCTTGCTATCGCAGTTGGTTTGGTAGATTTGTCTAGTATCGATTTTGCTAATAACCATGTTGGTGCAGCCTTTGAAGATTTGAAGACAGTCTTTGGTGCAGCTCTTGGTTCAGAAGGTTTGGGAGCTTTGATTTCAGATACAGCTCGCTTGCCTGAAACTCTGATGGCTATTCTCGCCTTCTCATTGACAGATATTTTTGACACAATTGGTACCTTGATCGGTACAGGTGAAAAAGTTGGTATCGTAGCGACAAATGGTGAAAATCATCAATCAGCTAAGTTGGACAAGGCTCTTTACTCTGACTTAATTGGTACTTCAATTGGTGCCATCGCAGGTACTTCAAACGTAACGACTTATGTTGAGTCTGCTGCTGGTATCGGTGCAGGTGGACGTACTGGTTTGACAGCCTTGGTCGTGGCAATCTGTTTTGCGATCTCAAGCTTCTTTAGCCCACTTCTAGCGATTGTACCAACAGCCGCTACAGCTCCAATCTTGATTATCGTTGGGATTATGATGTTGGCTAGCTTGAAAAATATCCATTGGGATGATATGTCTGAAGCGGTTCCTGCTTTCTTCACATCTATCTTTATGGGATTCAGCTACTCTATCACTCAAGGGATTGCAGTTGGTTTCTTGACTTACACTTTGACTAAGCTTGTTAAAGGTCAAGCTAAAGATGTTCATGTCATGATTTGGATTTTGGATGCCTTGTTTATCCTTAACTACATCAGTATGGCCTTATAA
- a CDS encoding asparaginase: MPKKILVLHTGGTISMQADASGAVVTSSDNPMNHVSNPLEGIQVHALDFFNLPSPHIKPKHMLALYKKIKEEADNYDGVVITHGTDTLEETAYFLDTMEVPHIPIVLTGAMRSSNELGSDGVYNYLSALRVASDDKAADKGVLVVMNDEIHAAKYVTKTHTTNVGTFQTPTHGPLGLITKREILYFKTAEPRVRFDLDHIQGLVPIISAYAGMTDELIDMLDLEQLDGLIIQAFGAGNVPKETAQKLESLLQQGIPVALVSRCFNGIAEPVYAYQGGGVQLQKAGVFFVKELNAQKARLKLLIALNAGLTGQALKDYMEG, from the coding sequence ATGCCTAAGAAAATCCTTGTTTTACATACAGGTGGGACTATTTCCATGCAGGCCGATGCTTCTGGCGCTGTTGTGACGAGTTCAGATAATCCCATGAACCATGTGTCCAATCCCCTCGAAGGAATCCAAGTCCACGCCTTGGACTTTTTTAACCTGCCAAGCCCCCATATCAAGCCCAAGCATATGCTGGCCCTCTACAAAAAAATCAAAGAGGAAGCAGATAACTACGATGGAGTGGTAATCACACACGGAACCGATACTTTGGAAGAAACAGCCTATTTCCTTGATACCATGGAAGTTCCCCATATCCCCATCGTTCTAACAGGAGCCATGCGTAGCTCCAATGAACTCGGCAGTGACGGTGTTTATAACTATCTGAGTGCTTTACGGGTGGCTAGCGATGACAAGGCTGCTGACAAAGGAGTTTTGGTCGTTATGAACGATGAAATCCATGCTGCCAAATATGTCACCAAAACACATACGACCAACGTCGGCACCTTCCAGACCCCAACACATGGGCCACTTGGTCTGATTACGAAGCGGGAAATCCTCTACTTCAAAACAGCTGAACCTCGTGTTCGCTTTGACCTTGATCACATACAAGGATTGGTCCCTATCATCTCGGCTTATGCTGGTATGACAGATGAGCTGATTGATATGCTGGATTTGGAACAATTGGACGGTTTGATTATCCAAGCCTTCGGGGCTGGTAATGTTCCCAAAGAAACGGCTCAAAAATTAGAAAGCCTTCTGCAACAAGGAATCCCAGTCGCCCTTGTTTCACGATGCTTTAACGGTATTGCAGAACCTGTTTATGCCTACCAAGGTGGGGGCGTGCAGTTGCAAAAGGCAGGTGTCTTCTTTGTTAAAGAACTCAATGCCCAAAAAGCCCGCTTGAAACTCCTCATTGCCCTCAATGCCGGACTAACAGGACAGGCTTTGAAAGACTATATGGAAGGGTAA
- a CDS encoding DUF960 domain-containing protein has protein sequence MAFTNTHMRSASFGIVTSLPDDVIDSFWYIIDHFLKNVFELEEELEFQLLNNQGKITFHFSSQHLPTAIDFDFNHPFDPLYPPRVLVLDMDGRETILLPEENDLF, from the coding sequence ATGGCTTTTACCAATACCCACATGCGATCGGCTAGTTTTGGCATTGTTACCAGCTTGCCTGATGACGTTATTGACTCTTTTTGGTATATCATCGACCACTTCTTAAAAAATGTCTTTGAATTGGAAGAAGAACTTGAGTTTCAATTGCTCAATAACCAAGGAAAAATTACCTTCCACTTCTCAAGTCAACACCTCCCTACAGCCATTGATTTTGATTTTAACCATCCTTTTGACCCTCTTTATCCGCCAAGAGTACTTGTTTTAGACATGGATGGTAGAGAAACTATCCTCCTCCCAGAAGAAAATGACCTATTTTAA
- a CDS encoding bifunctional folylpolyglutamate synthase/dihydrofolate synthase, translating to MKEFENNQWIANYRTDQPHFGLERMVELLALRGNPHLKLKVIHIGGTNGKGSTIAFLKNMLEKLGLRVGVFSSPYLIHYTDQISINGESIPEARLEALMADYQSLLEGESATNLQGTTEFEIITAIAYDYFASEQVDVAIIEVGMGGLLDSTNVCQPILTGITTIGLDHVALLGDTLEVIAEHKAGIIKQGIPSVTGCIAPEALAVIDSIAEAKNAPRIAYGADYQVSHQKSVVTGEVFDYTSVVRQGRFQTGLLGLHQIENAGMAIALLDTFCQEDGRELASNHLLAQALEETSWPGRLEIVSRDPLMILDGAHNPHAIKALLATLQERFADYHKEILFTCIKTKALEDMLDLLGTLPDTELTLTHFDDSRATDESMLKEAVRSRNLSYQGWQDFLEQKLTDKKEEKKTVRIVTGSLYFLSQVRSYLMERKNENGYTKD from the coding sequence ATGAAAGAATTTGAAAATAATCAGTGGATTGCTAACTACCGGACGGATCAACCGCATTTTGGCTTGGAACGAATGGTGGAACTGTTAGCTTTGCGTGGCAATCCCCATCTCAAACTCAAGGTCATCCATATTGGAGGAACCAATGGCAAGGGTTCGACCATTGCTTTTTTGAAAAATATGCTAGAAAAGCTAGGGCTGAGAGTTGGTGTTTTCAGCTCGCCCTATCTCATTCATTACACAGATCAGATTAGCATCAATGGGGAATCTATCCCAGAAGCTAGACTAGAAGCCCTCATGGCAGACTATCAGTCTTTGTTGGAAGGGGAATCGGCTACCAATTTGCAGGGGACAACTGAGTTTGAAATAATTACAGCTATAGCCTATGATTACTTTGCCTCAGAGCAAGTAGATGTGGCTATCATAGAAGTGGGTATGGGTGGTCTTTTGGATAGTACCAATGTCTGTCAGCCCATTTTGACAGGAATTACGACTATTGGATTGGACCATGTAGCCCTACTTGGTGACACCTTGGAAGTCATAGCAGAGCATAAAGCTGGTATTATCAAACAAGGTATTCCTTCGGTAACAGGTTGCATTGCTCCAGAAGCGCTAGCTGTGATTGACTCTATTGCAGAAGCAAAAAATGCGCCGAGAATTGCCTATGGGGCAGATTATCAAGTTAGTCATCAAAAGAGTGTGGTTACGGGTGAAGTCTTTGACTATACAAGTGTTGTCAGACAAGGTCGCTTCCAGACTGGCCTGCTTGGTTTGCACCAGATAGAGAATGCTGGGATGGCCATAGCTTTACTTGATACTTTTTGTCAAGAAGATGGTCGAGAGCTAGCAAGCAATCACTTGCTTGCTCAAGCTTTGGAAGAAACAAGTTGGCCAGGGCGTTTGGAAATCGTGTCAAGAGATCCCTTGATGATTTTGGATGGAGCCCACAATCCCCATGCTATTAAGGCTTTATTAGCAACCTTGCAAGAACGTTTTGCAGATTATCATAAGGAAATCCTATTTACCTGTATCAAAACCAAGGCCTTGGAGGATATGTTGGACTTGCTGGGGACACTACCAGATACCGAGCTTACCTTGACCCATTTTGACGATAGTCGGGCGACTGATGAAAGCATGCTGAAAGAGGCAGTTAGGTCTAGAAATCTCAGCTACCAAGGTTGGCAGGATTTTCTAGAGCAGAAATTGACAGATAAAAAAGAAGAGAAAAAAACAGTTAGGATTGTCACGGGTTCCTTGTATTTCTTGAGCCAAGTGAGGTCCTATCTGATGGAGAGGAAGAACGAGAATGGATACACAAAAGATTGA
- the folP gene encoding dihydropteroate synthase — protein sequence MMKNLEGVTDMSSKANHAKTAICGIINVTPDSFSDGGQFFALEQALQQARKLIAEGASMLDIGGESTRPGSSSSYVEIEEEIQRVVPVIKAIRKESDVLISIDTWKSQVAEAALAAGANLVNDITGLMGDEKMAHVVAKVGAKVVIMFNPVMARPQHPSSLIFPHFGFGQAFTEEELADFEKLPIEDLMEAFFDRALARANQAGIAQENILLDPGIGFGLTKKENLLLLRDLDKLHQKGYPIFLGVSRKRFVINILEENGFEVNPETEHGFRNRDTASAHVTSIAARQGVEVVRVHDVASHRMAVEIASAIRLADEAENLDLKQYK from the coding sequence ATGATGAAAAACCTTGAGGGAGTGACCGATATGTCAAGTAAAGCCAATCATGCAAAGACAGCTATTTGCGGAATTATCAATGTAACACCGGATTCCTTTTCGGATGGTGGTCAATTTTTTGCTCTTGAGCAGGCACTTCAGCAGGCTCGTAAATTGATAGCAGAAGGGGCTAGTATGCTAGATATCGGCGGAGAATCGACTCGCCCGGGCAGTAGCAGTAGCTATGTTGAGATAGAAGAGGAAATCCAGCGTGTTGTTCCAGTGATCAAAGCGATTCGCAAGGAAAGTGATGTCCTCATTTCTATTGATACTTGGAAGAGTCAAGTAGCAGAAGCTGCTTTGGCTGCTGGTGCCAATCTAGTCAATGATATCACTGGTCTCATGGGTGATGAAAAAATGGCCCATGTGGTAGCAAAGGTTGGAGCGAAAGTAGTCATTATGTTTAATCCAGTCATGGCGCGACCTCAGCATCCTAGCTCGCTCATATTTCCTCATTTTGGTTTTGGTCAAGCTTTTACAGAGGAAGAGTTAGCTGACTTCGAAAAATTGCCAATCGAAGACTTGATGGAGGCTTTCTTTGACAGAGCCTTAGCGAGAGCGAATCAAGCTGGAATCGCACAAGAAAATATCCTGTTGGATCCAGGAATTGGCTTTGGTCTGACCAAGAAAGAAAATCTGCTTCTTTTACGGGATCTGGATAAACTACATCAGAAAGGATATCCAATCTTTCTCGGAGTGTCGCGCAAGCGGTTTGTCATCAATATCCTAGAAGAGAATGGTTTTGAAGTCAATCCTGAGACAGAACATGGTTTCCGCAATCGGGACACGGCCTCTGCTCATGTAACCAGTATCGCTGCGAGACAGGGTGTGGAAGTGGTGCGCGTGCATGATGTAGCTAGTCACAGGATGGCAGTTGAAATTGCCTCCGCTATTCGTCTGGCTGATGAAGCGGAAAATCTAGATTTAAAACAATATAAATAA
- a CDS encoding universal stress protein produces the protein MAQRYQNIMVAIDGSKEADLAFIKGVHSALRNNAKLTIAHVIDTRALQSVSTFDAEVYEQLQVDAESLMKEYEKRAKDAGVADVHIVIEMGNPKTLLARTIPDAEEVDLILVGATGLNAFERLLVGSSSEYILRHAKVDLLVVREQEKTL, from the coding sequence ATGGCACAACGTTACCAAAATATTATGGTCGCAATCGATGGTTCTAAGGAAGCGGACTTGGCTTTTATCAAGGGAGTTCATTCTGCTCTACGAAACAACGCTAAACTCACCATCGCCCATGTCATTGACACACGCGCTCTCCAAAGCGTATCCACCTTTGATGCTGAAGTTTACGAACAACTCCAAGTCGACGCTGAAAGTCTGATGAAAGAGTACGAAAAGCGTGCTAAAGATGCTGGTGTGGCAGATGTTCATATCGTCATTGAAATGGGAAATCCAAAGACCCTACTGGCACGTACTATTCCCGATGCTGAAGAAGTGGACCTCATCCTCGTTGGCGCAACTGGTCTCAACGCCTTTGAACGCCTCTTGGTCGGTTCTTCATCTGAATACATTCTCCGCCATGCTAAGGTCGATTTGCTGGTTGTGAGAGAACAAGAAAAAACTTTGTAA
- the ccpA gene encoding catabolite control protein A — MNTDDTVTIYDVAREAGVSMATVSRVVNGNKNVKENTRKKVLEVIDRLDYRPNAVARGLASKKTTTVGVVIPNITNGYFSTLAKGIDDIAEMYKYNIVLANSDEDDDKEVSVVNTLFSKQVDGIIFMGYHLTEKIRSEFSRSRTPVVLAGTVDVEYQLPSVNIDYKQATIDAVTYLAKENERIAFVSGPLVDDINGKVRLVGYKEALKKAGISYSEGLVFESKYTYEDGYALAERLISSNATAAVVTGDELAAGVLNGLADKGVSVPEEFEIITSDDSQVSRFTRPNLTTIAQPLYDLGAISMRMLTKIMHKEELEEREVLLPHGLTERRSTRKRK; from the coding sequence ATGAATACAGACGATACAGTAACGATTTATGATGTCGCCCGTGAAGCAGGAGTTTCAATGGCGACGGTTAGCCGTGTAGTCAACGGCAATAAGAATGTAAAAGAGAATACTCGTAAAAAAGTACTTGAGGTGATTGATCGTTTGGATTACCGTCCAAATGCTGTGGCGCGTGGTCTTGCAAGTAAAAAGACAACCACTGTCGGTGTGGTGATCCCAAATATTACCAATGGTTATTTCTCAACGCTTGCCAAAGGAATTGATGATATCGCTGAAATGTACAAGTACAATATTGTCCTTGCTAATAGTGATGAGGACGATGACAAGGAAGTTTCAGTTGTCAATACACTATTTTCTAAGCAAGTGGATGGTATCATCTTTATGGGCTACCACTTGACTGAAAAAATTCGTTCAGAGTTTTCTCGTTCTCGAACACCAGTTGTTCTTGCAGGAACAGTAGATGTGGAGTACCAACTTCCAAGTGTTAATATTGACTACAAACAAGCAACGATTGATGCAGTGACCTACCTTGCTAAAGAAAATGAGCGCATTGCTTTCGTTAGCGGTCCATTAGTGGATGACATCAATGGTAAGGTTCGTTTGGTTGGCTACAAGGAAGCCTTGAAAAAAGCAGGGATTTCTTATAGCGAAGGATTGGTATTTGAGTCTAAATACACTTATGAAGATGGCTATGCCTTGGCAGAACGCTTGATTTCATCAAACGCAACTGCAGCAGTTGTAACAGGTGATGAATTGGCAGCAGGTGTCTTGAACGGCCTTGCTGATAAGGGTGTGTCAGTACCAGAAGAATTTGAAATCATTACTAGTGATGATTCACAAGTCTCACGCTTTACCCGTCCAAACTTGACCACTATTGCCCAACCTCTTTATGACCTTGGCGCCATTAGTATGCGTATGTTGACTAAGATTATGCACAAGGAAGAGTTGGAAGAACGTGAAGTTCTCTTACCTCATGGTTTGACAGAACGTCGCTCAACACGAAAACGTAAATAG
- a CDS encoding Cof-type HAD-IIB family hydrolase, which translates to MEVKAVFFDIDGTLVNDRKSVLKSTKDAIKIVKEQGVLVGVATGRGPFFVKELMDDLDLDFAVTYNGQYIFTKDRVLFTSPISKLHLRHLITYAKKEGKEIALGTKDAMLGSKIMSFGLGTFSQRISRFVPSVLTRTVSQSFNRMVSKVVPQKEEDLLHLMNQPIYQVLMLMTPEESEKAAADFEDLKLTRSNPFAADVINQGNSKLEGIRRVGKEYGFDLNQVMAFGDSDNDLEMLAGVGMSVAMGNGSSSVKEVAKHITTSNQQDGIHKALEHFGVLASEKVFVSRDYHFNKVKTFHHMMDERTQEEPRAWDLEGATHRAGFKIEELVEFVRAASPSEEDFGQAVSQLHQALDKAADKVAKKTPAQQDLIGQVDALIDTLYFTYGSFVLMGVDPERIFDIVHQANMGKIFPDGKAHFDPVTHKILKPDDWEEKYAPEPAIKKELQRQLKAYERHKERNNTQ; encoded by the coding sequence ATGGAAGTCAAAGCTGTTTTTTTTGATATCGATGGAACCTTGGTCAACGATCGCAAGAGTGTTTTGAAATCCACTAAGGACGCGATTAAGATTGTCAAAGAACAAGGGGTACTAGTCGGCGTAGCGACAGGGCGAGGACCTTTTTTTGTTAAGGAATTGATGGACGATTTGGATCTGGATTTTGCGGTAACCTACAATGGCCAGTATATCTTTACTAAAGACAGAGTCTTGTTCACGAGCCCAATTTCCAAGTTACATTTGCGCCATCTCATTACGTATGCTAAAAAAGAGGGCAAGGAGATTGCCCTAGGGACTAAGGATGCCATGTTAGGTTCCAAAATCATGTCTTTTGGTCTGGGAACTTTTTCCCAACGAATCAGTCGCTTCGTTCCCTCTGTTTTAACTCGGACAGTGAGTCAGTCTTTTAATCGAATGGTCAGCAAGGTTGTTCCCCAAAAGGAAGAAGACCTGCTTCATCTGATGAATCAGCCTATCTACCAAGTTTTGATGCTGATGACGCCAGAAGAGTCTGAGAAGGCGGCAGCTGATTTTGAAGACTTGAAATTGACACGTAGCAATCCTTTTGCAGCGGATGTTATCAATCAAGGAAACTCTAAATTGGAAGGCATTAGACGAGTTGGGAAAGAATATGGTTTTGATCTTAACCAAGTCATGGCCTTTGGTGACTCAGATAACGACCTAGAAATGCTGGCGGGTGTCGGTATGTCGGTCGCTATGGGAAATGGTAGTAGCAGTGTCAAGGAAGTTGCCAAGCACATTACCACTAGCAATCAACAAGACGGAATCCACAAGGCCTTGGAACATTTTGGTGTTCTGGCCTCAGAAAAAGTCTTTGTCAGCCGTGACTATCATTTCAATAAGGTCAAGACCTTCCATCACATGATGGATGAACGGACCCAAGAAGAACCTCGAGCTTGGGATTTAGAAGGTGCAACCCATAGGGCTGGCTTTAAAATAGAAGAATTGGTGGAGTTTGTTCGAGCTGCTAGTCCTTCTGAAGAGGATTTTGGTCAAGCTGTATCGCAACTTCATCAAGCTCTTGATAAGGCAGCAGATAAAGTAGCCAAGAAGACACCTGCTCAGCAAGATTTGATAGGGCAAGTGGATGCCTTGATTGACACACTTTACTTCACCTACGGTAGTTTTGTCTTGATGGGGGTGGACCCAGAACGTATTTTTGACATTGTCCATCAGGCTAATATGGGGAAAATTTTTCCAGATGGCAAGGCTCATTTTGATCCAGTGACCCACAAAATCTTAAAACCAGATGATTGGGAAGAAAAATATGCCCCAGAACCTGCTATTAAAAAGGAACTGCAGCGTCAGCTCAAGGCTTACGAACGCCATAAAGAGAGAAATAATACTCAATGA
- the folK gene encoding 2-amino-4-hydroxy-6-hydroxymethyldihydropteridine diphosphokinase, producing MDQLQIKDLEIFAYHGLFPSEKELGQKFVVSAILSYDMTKAATDLDLTASVHYGELCQQWTTWFQETTEDLIETVAYKLVERTFDAYPLVQEIKLELKKPWAPVHLPLDTCSVIIHRRKQRAFIALGSNMGDKQANLEQAIEKMRARGIHILKESSVLTTEPWGGVEQDSFANQVVEVETWLPAPVLLETLLAIESEMGRVREVHWGPRLIDLDLLFVEDQILYTDNLILPHPYIAERLFVLESLQEIAPHFIHPTLNQPIRNLYDALKK from the coding sequence ATGGATCAACTGCAGATTAAGGATTTGGAAATTTTTGCCTATCATGGTCTTTTTCCTAGTGAGAAGGAATTGGGGCAGAAGTTTGTCGTTTCAGCCATCCTTTCCTATGATATGACCAAGGCGGCTACAGACTTGGATTTAACGGCTTCTGTCCATTATGGAGAATTGTGTCAGCAGTGGACGACTTGGTTTCAGGAAACAACTGAGGACTTGATTGAAACGGTAGCCTATAAGCTGGTAGAACGTACCTTTGATGCTTATCCTCTTGTCCAAGAAATTAAGCTGGAACTCAAAAAACCTTGGGCGCCAGTGCATTTGCCACTAGATACTTGCTCAGTAATCATTCATCGCCGCAAACAGCGAGCCTTTATCGCCCTAGGAAGTAATATGGGGGATAAGCAAGCCAATTTGGAACAAGCTATTGAGAAAATGCGAGCTCGAGGTATCCATATTCTCAAAGAGTCCAGTGTCTTGACGACGGAGCCTTGGGGTGGTGTTGAGCAGGATAGCTTTGCTAATCAAGTGGTTGAGGTGGAAACCTGGCTACCAGCCCCAGTGCTATTAGAGACCTTGTTAGCCATTGAGTCAGAGATGGGACGGGTGAGAGAAGTGCATTGGGGACCTCGTTTGATTGATTTGGACTTGCTCTTTGTGGAGGATCAGATACTTTATACGGACAACCTCATCTTGCCTCATCCTTATATAGCAGAACGCCTTTTTGTTCTTGAATCACTTCAAGAAATAGCGCCTCATTTTATCCATCCTACATTAAATCAACCTATCCGCAACTTGTATGATGCTTTGAAAAAATAG